A window of Anaerolineae bacterium contains these coding sequences:
- the rsmD gene encoding 16S rRNA (guanine(966)-N(2))-methyltransferase RsmD: MRVIAGTAKGRKLKAVPGEATRPITDRAKEALFNILGTWILEARVLDLFGGTGAVGIEALSRGAAHVTFVDKSQASTRTIGENLRLTVLANRAYVKRADAFKFLAQSPPGQPFDLIYIAPPQYQQLWLKALQMLDRQLGQWLLPDGAIVVQIHPVENEAVVLQNLVLYDERRYGSTLLCFYEWQENGD; this comes from the coding sequence ATGCGCGTTATTGCCGGCACAGCGAAAGGCAGAAAATTAAAGGCCGTTCCGGGGGAGGCGACCCGGCCCATTACCGACCGGGCGAAAGAGGCGCTTTTTAATATTTTGGGCACCTGGATACTGGAGGCGCGGGTGCTGGATTTATTTGGCGGCACCGGGGCGGTGGGCATCGAGGCGTTGAGCCGGGGCGCGGCCCACGTGACCTTTGTGGATAAAAGCCAGGCCTCTACCCGCACCATTGGCGAAAACCTGCGGCTGACGGTTTTGGCCAATCGGGCTTATGTGAAACGGGCGGATGCGTTCAAATTTTTGGCTCAGTCGCCGCCGGGACAGCCCTTTGACCTGATCTATATTGCCCCGCCCCAATATCAACAGTTATGGCTTAAGGCTTTGCAAATGCTCGACCGGCAGCTTGGCCAGTGGCTTTTACCCGATGGGGCTATTGTGGTGCAGATTCACCCGGTAGAAAACGAGGCGGTGGTTTTGCAAAACCTGGTTTTGTACGACGAGCGCCGGTATGGCAGCACCTTGCTTTGTTTTTACGAGTGGCAGGAGAACGGCGATTAA